From a single Polyangium spumosum genomic region:
- a CDS encoding phenylalanine--tRNA ligase beta subunit-related protein encodes MLTIDPHPLLEAAAFTTTFPAPLGEITTPESVRVLLTSGATAPLSADEAVRSAVRDLLRHGGYKPTGRGKPSSEYLVRAVGEGALGAINAAVDTCNAVSLHSGLPISVIDLDRATAPFRIGIAKPGEKYVFNASGQEIDLAGLLCLFDAEGPSANGVKDAQRTKTHAGTRRTLSVLWGTRALPGRAREASAWYRRLLEEAGATTEVVTE; translated from the coding sequence ATGCTGACGATCGATCCCCACCCGTTGCTCGAGGCCGCCGCGTTCACGACCACGTTCCCCGCGCCGCTCGGCGAGATCACGACCCCCGAGAGCGTGCGCGTGTTGCTCACGTCGGGCGCGACGGCGCCGCTGTCGGCCGACGAGGCGGTCCGCTCGGCCGTGCGGGATCTCCTGCGGCACGGCGGGTACAAGCCGACGGGCCGAGGCAAGCCGTCGTCGGAGTACCTCGTCCGCGCGGTGGGCGAGGGGGCGCTCGGCGCGATCAACGCGGCCGTGGATACGTGTAACGCCGTCTCGTTGCACAGCGGCCTGCCCATCAGCGTGATCGACCTCGACCGCGCGACGGCGCCGTTTCGGATCGGGATCGCGAAGCCGGGGGAGAAATACGTGTTTAATGCCTCGGGGCAGGAGATCGACCTCGCCGGGCTGCTTTGCCTCTTCGACGCGGAGGGTCCGTCGGCGAACGGCGTGAAGGACGCGCAGCGCACGAAGACACACGCAGGGACGCGGCGCACGCTCAGCGTTCTCTGGGGCACGCGCGCGCTCCCGGGTCGCGCGCGGGAAGCCTCCGCGTGGTATCGTCGATTGCTGGAGGAGGCGGGGGCGACGACGGAGGTCGTGACCGAATAG
- a CDS encoding cytochrome c, giving the protein MKSTNGSKSGRPRGWLTAGAVLVFGGLLPACREPAPTHDTAASAAPSSAAPSSSARPGTAFDALDGMDVRKPVPLLPMMANHQKQNMRDHLVAVQEIIVAAASNDFAGVERAASRIGSSEQMGRMCSHMGAAAPGFTDQALAFHRTADTVAEAARKGDKDAVMSALGRTLATCTGCHAAWKQQVVDESTWQRLTSSAPPTGHR; this is encoded by the coding sequence ATGAAATCTACGAATGGAAGCAAGAGCGGGCGTCCCCGTGGTTGGCTCACCGCGGGCGCGGTGCTCGTCTTTGGCGGGCTCCTTCCGGCGTGCCGCGAGCCTGCGCCCACACACGACACGGCGGCCTCCGCCGCGCCATCGTCCGCCGCGCCTTCGTCATCCGCGCGGCCAGGGACGGCGTTCGACGCGCTGGATGGCATGGATGTGCGCAAGCCGGTGCCTCTCTTGCCGATGATGGCCAATCATCAAAAGCAAAATATGCGGGATCACCTCGTGGCCGTGCAGGAGATCATCGTCGCCGCGGCCTCAAACGACTTCGCGGGCGTCGAGCGCGCCGCTTCGCGGATCGGTTCTTCCGAGCAGATGGGCCGGATGTGCTCGCACATGGGGGCCGCGGCGCCCGGATTCACGGACCAGGCGCTCGCGTTCCACCGCACCGCGGACACCGTCGCCGAAGCGGCGCGAAAAGGGGACAAGGACGCCGTGATGTCGGCGCTCGGGCGAACGCTGGCCACCTGCACCGGCTGCCACGCCGCGTGGAAGCAGCAGGTCGTCGACGAGTCGACCTGGCAGAGGCTCACCTCGTCAGCGCCGCCGACGGGGCACCGGTGA
- a CDS encoding pyridoxal phosphate-dependent decarboxylase family protein — protein sequence MKIPAKGLGRDELFEKLAAFRAHDMPWRDGRTFAYVYDPGPEAESVIHRAYTMYLGENALDPTVFPSTLVLENDVVSIAAAHLGGDDEVAGSFTSGGTESILLAVKTARDHAREARGIREPELIVPETAHAAFHKAAHYLDMKLVSVPVDPATFKADVTAMREAIGPNTILLVGSAVSYAHGVVDPIRELGALALEKDLLLHVDACIGGFLLPYFRRLGAPVPDFDFQVPGVTSISMDFHKYAFAAKGASVLLHKNKDLRRHQFYACASWSGYTVINSTVQSTKSAGPLAACWAVLHHFGDEGYLELARSMLAATRKIVDGIGAIPGLRLLARPEMNLVAFTSDEVSVFHVIDEMKARGWFVQPQLGFGSSKENIHLSLNRRALDLADDLLRDLGECVVIARKLPPPGGDLSALRGALASLDLEKLDPPMLGHILREAMAATGIAGASLPDRMAAVSEVLNHLPPPLRERLLVEYMNGLFQSRVDGA from the coding sequence ATGAAGATCCCCGCGAAGGGCCTCGGGAGAGACGAGCTGTTCGAAAAACTCGCCGCGTTCCGCGCCCACGACATGCCCTGGCGCGACGGCCGCACCTTCGCGTACGTCTACGATCCCGGCCCCGAAGCCGAGAGCGTCATTCACCGCGCCTACACCATGTACCTCGGGGAGAACGCGCTCGATCCCACGGTCTTCCCGAGCACGCTCGTCCTCGAAAACGACGTCGTCTCCATCGCGGCGGCGCACCTCGGCGGCGACGACGAGGTCGCGGGCTCGTTCACGAGCGGCGGCACCGAGAGCATCCTGCTCGCCGTGAAGACGGCGCGTGACCACGCCCGCGAGGCGCGGGGCATCCGGGAGCCCGAGCTCATCGTCCCCGAGACGGCGCACGCCGCGTTTCACAAGGCCGCCCATTACCTCGACATGAAGCTCGTCAGCGTGCCCGTCGATCCCGCCACGTTCAAGGCCGACGTCACGGCCATGCGCGAGGCGATCGGGCCGAACACGATCTTGCTCGTCGGCTCGGCCGTCTCCTACGCGCACGGCGTCGTCGACCCCATCCGCGAGCTCGGCGCGCTCGCCCTCGAAAAGGACCTCCTCCTCCACGTCGACGCGTGTATCGGCGGGTTCCTCCTGCCGTACTTCCGCAGGCTCGGCGCGCCCGTGCCCGATTTCGACTTCCAGGTCCCGGGCGTCACCAGCATCTCGATGGATTTCCACAAGTATGCCTTCGCCGCCAAGGGCGCCTCGGTGCTCCTCCACAAGAACAAGGACCTCCGGCGCCACCAGTTTTATGCCTGCGCGTCCTGGTCGGGCTACACCGTGATCAACTCGACCGTGCAGAGCACGAAATCCGCCGGGCCGCTCGCCGCCTGCTGGGCCGTGCTCCACCATTTCGGCGACGAGGGGTACCTCGAGCTCGCCCGCAGCATGCTCGCCGCGACGCGCAAGATCGTGGACGGCATCGGGGCCATCCCCGGCCTGCGCCTCCTCGCGCGGCCCGAGATGAACCTCGTCGCCTTCACCTCCGACGAGGTCAGCGTCTTCCACGTCATCGACGAGATGAAGGCCCGCGGCTGGTTCGTCCAGCCCCAGCTCGGCTTTGGTTCGTCCAAAGAGAACATTCACCTCTCGCTCAACCGGAGGGCCCTCGACCTCGCGGACGATCTGCTCCGGGACCTCGGCGAATGCGTGGTGATCGCCCGGAAGCTCCCGCCGCCCGGCGGGGACCTCTCGGCCCTGCGGGGCGCGCTCGCCTCGCTCGACCTCGAGAAGCTCGATCCCCCGATGCTCGGCCACATCCTCCGCGAGGCCATGGCGGCGACCGGGATCGCGGGCGCGAGCCTGCCCGATCGCATGGCGGCCGTGAGCGAGGTCCTGAACCACCTGCCGCCCCCTCTGCGCGAGCGCCTCCTCGTCGAATACATGAACGGCCTCTTCCAGTCCCGCGTGGACGGCGCCTGA
- a CDS encoding DoxX family protein produces MSTQLHDQSGAALARRLFASTAPRAVVLIRLAVGIVFTSEGIQKFLFPQALGAGRFAKIGIPAPEVMGPFVGSVELVCGVLILLGLATRLAALPLVGVMTVALLSTKIPILLGHGFWIFANPSTSKHGLWSMLHEARTDMSMLLGALFLFIAGAGAWSLDAGIMRRLARSQDPAGRAPRAE; encoded by the coding sequence ATGAGCACCCAGCTTCACGACCAGAGCGGCGCGGCCCTCGCACGGCGGCTCTTCGCCTCGACCGCGCCGCGCGCCGTCGTGTTGATCCGGCTCGCGGTCGGCATCGTCTTCACCTCCGAGGGCATCCAGAAGTTCCTCTTCCCACAGGCGCTCGGCGCGGGACGGTTCGCGAAGATCGGCATCCCCGCGCCCGAGGTGATGGGCCCCTTCGTCGGCAGCGTCGAGCTCGTGTGTGGCGTGCTCATCCTCCTCGGGCTCGCCACGAGGCTCGCGGCGCTGCCGCTCGTCGGCGTCATGACCGTCGCGCTCCTCTCGACGAAGATCCCGATCCTGCTCGGCCACGGCTTCTGGATCTTCGCGAACCCGTCGACCTCGAAGCACGGCCTCTGGAGCATGCTGCACGAGGCTCGCACCGACATGTCGATGCTTCTCGGGGCGCTCTTCCTGTTCATCGCGGGCGCAGGAGCGTGGTCCCTCGATGCCGGAATCATGCGTCGTTTGGCGCGCTCGCAAGACCCGGCCGGCCGCGCGCCGCGCGCGGAGTGA
- a CDS encoding MarR family winged helix-turn-helix transcriptional regulator, whose translation MDDAELLRRQVQGFVRGFGLLSESQTPCGKPIPVSQAHALMVLLARHERDDPPMQVEIARDLGLDKSSAARLCARLCDSGHVVRTPCPKDGRAWRLGLTTSGLRLARSIEAASKARFERLLSALPAEKRSSVIASMAALNEAVRNTKSE comes from the coding sequence ATGGACGACGCGGAGCTGCTCCGACGGCAGGTGCAAGGGTTCGTGCGGGGCTTTGGTCTCCTCTCGGAGAGCCAGACCCCGTGCGGCAAGCCCATCCCCGTCTCCCAGGCGCATGCGCTGATGGTCCTCCTCGCGCGGCACGAGCGGGACGATCCGCCGATGCAGGTCGAGATCGCGCGTGACCTGGGGCTCGACAAGAGCAGCGCCGCGCGGCTGTGCGCGCGCCTCTGCGACAGCGGCCACGTGGTCCGGACGCCGTGCCCGAAGGACGGACGCGCGTGGCGGCTCGGGTTGACCACATCCGGCCTCCGCCTCGCCCGGAGCATCGAGGCGGCGAGCAAAGCGCGGTTCGAGCGGCTCCTCTCCGCGCTCCCCGCGGAGAAGCGGAGCTCGGTGATCGCGTCGATGGCGGCCCTGAACGAAGCCGTACGCAACACGAAAAGCGAATGA
- a CDS encoding DEAD/DEAH box helicase, which produces MTRPRAKSSKGGGALAHFHEATRAWFQGAFPGPTEAQERGWPPIQAGKSTLLLAPTGSGKTLAAFLVALDRLVFSDEPRKEERCRVLYVSPLKALAADVERNLRAPLAGLTRTAERLEKPFRVPTVAIRSGDTSPEERARLGKRPPDILITTPESLFLLLTSNAREILRSVDTIIIDEIHSLAATKRGAHLFSSLERLEALRGEGPRTTRIGLSATQRPLDEIARLLGGGEIDEKGSFVPRPVTIVDASAPKSLELSIEVPVDDMTRMGEPGEDTGKGPGADPAARSIWPSIHPRLVELVRAHRSTMIFANSRRLSERLAAAINEAAGAEIAAAHHGSVARDERARIEEALKEGRLPCIVATSSLELGLDLGAVDLVVQIESPPSVSAGLQRIGRAGHAVGAISRGVVFPKHRGDLLACAAATSRMIDAKVEATHYPRNPLDVLAQQIIAITAMDSIHEDALFGLVRRAAPFADLPRASFEGLLDMLSGRYPSDEFAELRPRIVWDRTTGAIRAREGAKRLAVVNAGTIPDRGLYGVFLATEESAGKPGRRVGELDEEMVFEAREGEVFVLGASSWRITEITHDRVLVVPAPGEPGKMPFWRGDRVGRNVELGAEIGRVAREIEKADDAAAERLLREKHHLDTRAAKNLLRYVREQAAATGVVPSDTAIVLERFVDEVGDTRVCILSPFGGRVHAPLASAIEERCRAELALEIEAVWADDGVVLRFPEAEGPPDARLLLPDADEVEDLVVRSLGASALFAARFRECAGRALLLPRKRPGKRSPLWAQRKRASDLLAVAARYGSFPILLETYREVLRDVFDLPALIDLLKKIESRKVRVHEVDTRAASPFAASLLFGYVGNFMYDGDLPLAERKAQMLAIDHSRLRELLGEAEMRELLDPASIEVLARSLQRLDGKRPLKHADQVHDLLLSLGDLSREEIVARAGSEEEGGGATRANGFLDELTRARRIFEVTIAGEKRFLAVEDAGRLRDALGIVPPAGLPAAFLEPSADPLVDIVSRYARTHGPFRAEDVAFRYGLGTGPVRVALATLIERRRVTEGELLPGGSGREYCDAEVLRSLKQRSLARLRAEVEPVPPEAYARFLVEWHGLTRPRRGQEALLYAVELLQGAPLVSSALEAEILPARVQGYRPGDLDALCAAGEVVWRGVEPVGDASGRIALYLSQAYPYLAPPPGEAEGALAARVRETLARRGAVFFHDLLRETGGFGHDVLAALWELVWAGEVTNDTLAPLRSLGREEKRGGRRHTSRGGLFGARRAGPPGSEGRWSLLPAASEKGPSETERRAALARILLDRHGVVTREAAHAEGLVGGFSAVYDVLRAMEEAGRVRRGYFVAGLGAAQFALPGADDRLRSFREPSAEAEARVLVLSAADPANPYGASVRWPGDDAEPESGQRGASRPKRAAGARVILHDGRLLAWMGKSERGLLTFLPRDEPERSAEARALARALVELVDGGRARVVLIATVDGEPTARSPLADALKEAGFVATSQGFLRRQTASVAPASRLFGAPGPLPDGDLLDLDDELDG; this is translated from the coding sequence GTGACGCGGCCTCGGGCGAAGTCCTCGAAGGGTGGCGGCGCGCTCGCCCATTTCCACGAGGCGACACGCGCCTGGTTCCAGGGCGCCTTCCCCGGGCCCACCGAGGCCCAGGAGAGAGGCTGGCCCCCGATCCAGGCCGGCAAATCGACCCTGCTGCTCGCGCCCACGGGCTCGGGCAAGACGCTCGCGGCGTTCCTCGTCGCCCTCGATCGATTGGTCTTTTCGGACGAGCCGCGGAAAGAAGAGCGCTGCCGCGTCCTTTACGTGTCTCCGCTCAAGGCGCTCGCCGCCGACGTCGAGCGCAACCTGCGCGCCCCGCTCGCCGGCCTCACGAGGACGGCCGAGCGTCTGGAAAAACCATTCCGCGTGCCCACGGTCGCGATCCGCTCCGGGGACACTTCGCCCGAGGAGCGCGCGCGCCTCGGCAAACGCCCGCCCGACATCCTGATCACCACGCCGGAGTCCCTCTTCCTCCTGCTCACCTCGAACGCGCGCGAGATCTTGCGCTCGGTCGACACCATCATCATCGACGAGATCCACTCGCTCGCCGCCACGAAGCGCGGCGCGCACCTCTTCTCGTCGCTCGAGCGCCTCGAAGCCTTGCGCGGCGAAGGGCCGCGGACGACGCGCATTGGCCTCAGCGCGACGCAGCGCCCGCTCGACGAGATCGCGCGCCTGCTCGGCGGGGGCGAGATCGACGAAAAGGGCTCGTTCGTCCCGCGCCCCGTCACCATCGTGGATGCGAGCGCGCCGAAATCGCTCGAGCTCTCCATTGAAGTCCCCGTCGACGACATGACCCGCATGGGTGAACCCGGCGAGGATACGGGCAAAGGCCCGGGCGCGGATCCGGCGGCGCGGTCGATATGGCCGAGCATCCACCCGCGCCTCGTCGAGCTCGTCCGCGCGCATCGCTCCACCATGATCTTCGCCAACAGCCGCAGGCTCTCCGAGCGGCTCGCGGCGGCGATCAACGAGGCCGCCGGCGCCGAGATCGCCGCCGCGCACCACGGATCGGTCGCGCGGGACGAGCGCGCCCGCATCGAGGAGGCCCTCAAGGAAGGTCGCTTGCCGTGTATCGTCGCGACCTCCTCGCTCGAGCTCGGCCTCGACCTCGGCGCCGTCGATCTCGTCGTCCAGATCGAATCTCCTCCGAGCGTCTCGGCCGGCCTCCAGCGTATCGGCCGCGCCGGCCACGCCGTCGGCGCCATCTCGCGTGGCGTGGTCTTCCCCAAGCACCGCGGCGATCTGCTCGCGTGCGCCGCCGCCACGAGCCGCATGATCGACGCCAAGGTCGAGGCCACCCATTACCCGCGAAACCCCCTCGACGTCCTCGCCCAGCAGATCATCGCGATCACGGCCATGGACTCCATCCACGAGGACGCGCTCTTTGGGCTCGTCCGTCGCGCCGCGCCGTTCGCCGACCTCCCGCGCGCGAGCTTCGAGGGCCTGCTCGACATGCTCTCCGGCCGGTATCCCTCGGACGAGTTCGCCGAGTTGCGCCCGCGTATCGTCTGGGACCGGACCACGGGCGCGATCCGCGCGCGGGAAGGCGCGAAGCGGCTCGCGGTCGTCAATGCCGGCACGATCCCCGATCGTGGGCTTTATGGCGTCTTTCTGGCGACCGAAGAATCAGCGGGGAAACCCGGGCGTCGCGTGGGCGAGCTCGACGAGGAGATGGTCTTCGAGGCGCGGGAAGGCGAGGTCTTCGTCCTCGGCGCGTCCTCCTGGCGTATCACCGAGATCACGCACGATCGTGTCCTCGTCGTGCCCGCGCCCGGCGAGCCCGGGAAAATGCCGTTCTGGCGTGGCGATCGCGTGGGCCGCAACGTCGAGCTCGGCGCCGAGATCGGCCGCGTCGCCCGCGAGATCGAAAAAGCCGACGACGCCGCCGCCGAGCGCCTCCTGCGCGAAAAACACCACCTCGATACACGCGCCGCGAAGAACCTCCTCCGTTACGTCCGCGAGCAAGCCGCGGCGACGGGCGTGGTCCCGAGCGACACGGCGATCGTGCTCGAGCGTTTCGTCGACGAGGTCGGCGACACCCGCGTCTGCATCCTCTCGCCCTTCGGCGGACGCGTGCACGCGCCGCTCGCGAGCGCCATCGAGGAGCGTTGCCGCGCCGAGCTCGCCCTCGAAATCGAGGCCGTCTGGGCCGACGACGGCGTCGTCTTGCGTTTTCCCGAAGCGGAGGGCCCGCCCGACGCGCGCCTCCTCCTGCCCGACGCCGACGAAGTGGAGGACCTCGTCGTCCGGAGCCTCGGCGCCTCCGCCCTCTTCGCCGCGCGTTTCCGCGAATGCGCCGGCCGCGCCTTGCTCCTGCCGCGCAAGCGCCCGGGCAAACGTTCGCCGCTCTGGGCCCAGCGAAAACGCGCCTCGGATCTGCTCGCCGTGGCCGCGCGGTATGGCTCGTTTCCCATTCTCCTCGAGACCTACCGCGAGGTCCTGCGGGACGTCTTCGATTTGCCCGCGCTCATCGATCTCCTGAAGAAGATCGAGTCCCGCAAGGTGCGCGTGCACGAGGTCGACACCCGCGCGGCCTCGCCCTTCGCCGCGTCGCTGCTCTTCGGGTACGTCGGCAACTTCATGTACGACGGCGACCTGCCGCTCGCCGAGCGCAAGGCGCAGATGCTCGCGATCGACCATTCACGCTTGCGCGAGCTGCTCGGCGAGGCCGAGATGCGCGAATTGCTCGATCCCGCCTCGATCGAGGTCCTCGCGCGGTCGCTGCAGCGCCTCGATGGAAAACGACCCCTCAAGCACGCCGATCAGGTGCACGATCTCTTGCTCTCGCTCGGGGATCTCTCGCGCGAGGAGATCGTGGCCCGCGCGGGCAGCGAAGAGGAGGGCGGTGGTGCAACACGAGCAAACGGTTTCCTCGACGAGCTGACGCGCGCGCGGCGGATCTTCGAGGTCACGATCGCGGGCGAAAAGCGATTCCTGGCGGTCGAGGACGCGGGGCGCCTGCGCGACGCGCTCGGCATCGTGCCGCCGGCAGGCCTGCCCGCGGCCTTCCTCGAACCGTCCGCGGATCCCCTCGTCGACATCGTCTCCCGTTATGCCCGGACCCACGGCCCCTTCCGCGCCGAGGACGTCGCGTTTCGTTATGGCCTCGGCACGGGCCCCGTCCGCGTCGCGCTCGCCACGCTCATCGAGCGCCGCCGCGTCACCGAGGGCGAGCTCCTCCCGGGCGGATCCGGCCGCGAGTATTGCGACGCCGAGGTCCTTCGTTCGCTCAAGCAACGCTCCCTCGCGCGCCTGCGCGCCGAGGTCGAGCCCGTCCCGCCCGAGGCGTACGCCCGTTTCCTCGTCGAATGGCACGGCCTCACCCGCCCGCGCCGCGGCCAGGAGGCCTTGCTTTACGCCGTCGAGCTTTTGCAAGGCGCGCCGCTCGTCTCCTCCGCGCTCGAGGCCGAGATCCTCCCCGCGCGCGTGCAAGGGTATCGCCCCGGCGATCTCGACGCGTTATGCGCCGCCGGCGAGGTCGTCTGGCGCGGCGTCGAGCCGGTCGGCGACGCCTCGGGCCGCATCGCCCTGTATCTCTCGCAGGCTTATCCGTATCTCGCGCCGCCGCCCGGCGAGGCCGAGGGCGCGCTCGCCGCGCGGGTGCGCGAGACGCTCGCCCGGCGAGGCGCCGTCTTCTTCCATGACCTCCTGCGCGAGACGGGCGGATTCGGGCACGACGTGCTCGCGGCCTTGTGGGAGCTCGTCTGGGCCGGCGAGGTCACGAATGACACGCTCGCGCCATTACGATCCCTCGGCCGCGAGGAGAAACGCGGCGGGCGGCGGCATACGAGCCGCGGCGGCCTCTTCGGCGCGCGCCGCGCGGGCCCGCCCGGCAGCGAGGGCCGCTGGTCGCTCTTGCCCGCGGCCTCCGAAAAAGGTCCGAGCGAGACCGAGCGCCGCGCCGCGCTCGCGCGAATCCTCCTCGATCGGCACGGCGTGGTGACACGCGAGGCCGCGCATGCCGAGGGCCTCGTGGGTGGTTTCTCCGCCGTGTACGACGTCCTCCGCGCGATGGAGGAGGCGGGCAGGGTTCGTCGTGGTTATTTCGTCGCCGGCCTCGGCGCCGCGCAGTTCGCTTTGCCCGGCGCGGACGATCGATTGCGCTCTTTCCGCGAGCCTTCGGCCGAGGCCGAGGCGCGCGTGCTGGTCCTCTCGGCCGCCGATCCGGCGAACCCTTATGGCGCCTCCGTGCGCTGGCCGGGCGACGACGCGGAGCCCGAGAGCGGTCAGCGCGGCGCCTCGCGGCCCAAACGCGCGGCCGGCGCGCGGGTGATTTTGCATGACGGTCGATTGCTCGCCTGGATGGGCAAGAGCGAGCGTGGCCTGCTCACGTTCCTGCCGCGCGACGAGCCCGAGCGAAGCGCCGAGGCCCGCGCGCTCGCCCGCGCGCTCGTGGAGCTCGTCGACGGGGGCCGCGCGCGGGTCGTGCTCATCGCCACGGTCGACGGCGAACCAACGGCGCGCTCGCCGCTCGCGGACGCCCTGAAAGAGGCGGGTTTCGTCGCGACGAGCCAGGGTTTTCTCAGGCGCCAGACCGCGTCTGTGGCGCCCGCGTCGCGTCTGTTCGGCGCGCCGGGCCCGCTCCCCGACGGCGACCTGCTCGACCTCGACGACGAGCTCGACGGATGA
- a CDS encoding DNA-formamidopyrimidine glycosylase family protein has product MPEGDTLHRIASALGPRLVGQPVCSLLLRHQSIDRLVGHLVTKVEARGKNLLVFFDEGTVLHTHLRMGGTWHLYREDERFRRSPTSATVVLAVPGLVAVCFRAPVARLVRASLLAGDPAIGKLGPDLIAPTFDEAAALARLRRLAGKEIGDALMAQEVVAGIGNVFKSEILFHERLDPFARVGAHSDDELLRLLAFARRIMVANANAKTRGTGLGAFFGHTRTTREGARPGEGPLSVYRRAGEPCYDCGAVIEMRRQGEARRSTYFCPQCQPPRLADAREARA; this is encoded by the coding sequence GTGCCCGAAGGCGACACCCTCCACCGCATTGCAAGCGCGCTCGGCCCGCGGCTCGTGGGGCAGCCCGTTTGCTCCCTCCTGCTGCGGCATCAGTCGATCGACCGGCTCGTGGGCCACCTCGTCACGAAGGTCGAGGCGCGTGGCAAGAACCTGCTCGTCTTCTTCGACGAGGGCACCGTCCTCCACACCCACCTCCGCATGGGCGGCACCTGGCACCTCTATCGCGAGGACGAGCGCTTTCGACGCTCGCCGACCTCCGCCACCGTCGTGCTCGCCGTGCCCGGCCTCGTCGCCGTCTGCTTCCGCGCGCCCGTCGCTCGCCTCGTCCGCGCCAGCTTGCTCGCCGGTGATCCCGCGATCGGCAAGCTCGGCCCCGACCTCATCGCCCCTACGTTCGACGAGGCCGCCGCGCTCGCCCGGCTCCGGCGTTTGGCCGGCAAGGAGATCGGCGACGCGCTCATGGCGCAGGAGGTCGTCGCGGGGATCGGCAACGTCTTCAAGAGCGAGATCCTCTTTCACGAGCGGCTCGATCCGTTCGCTCGTGTCGGGGCTCATTCCGACGACGAGCTCCTGCGGCTGCTCGCGTTCGCCCGCCGGATCATGGTCGCCAATGCGAATGCAAAGACCCGCGGGACCGGGCTCGGCGCGTTTTTTGGCCACACGCGGACGACCCGCGAGGGCGCGCGTCCCGGCGAGGGGCCCCTCTCGGTCTATCGCCGCGCGGGCGAACCTTGTTACGATTGTGGCGCGGTGATCGAGATGCGCCGCCAGGGCGAGGCGCGACGCTCCACCTATTTTTGCCCCCAATGCCAGCCGCCCCGGCTCGCGGATGCCCGGGAGGCGCGCGCGTGA
- a CDS encoding cytochrome c-type biogenesis protein, which produces MKPTHRRRIVSFVSCMVVAFAVAFTSPASAIADTDTPDARQADPAPGERALVGRLVAPCCWQQTLDVHAGPMADALRAEVRRRLWAGEAAEVIEADFTARYGPRVRAVPDGNPIVGVALGLVVLSFFAAGGLFVVVRRWRRAAGTGASAPPSEAARDAYDERLDDELRAMSS; this is translated from the coding sequence ATGAAGCCGACCCATCGCCGCCGGATCGTGTCGTTCGTGTCCTGCATGGTCGTGGCGTTCGCCGTCGCCTTCACGTCGCCGGCGAGCGCCATCGCGGACACGGACACCCCGGACGCGCGGCAAGCCGACCCGGCGCCGGGGGAGCGCGCGCTCGTCGGACGGCTCGTGGCGCCTTGTTGCTGGCAACAGACGCTCGATGTGCACGCGGGACCGATGGCCGACGCGCTGCGCGCCGAGGTGCGACGAAGGTTATGGGCAGGCGAGGCGGCCGAGGTGATCGAAGCGGACTTCACGGCGCGATATGGGCCGCGGGTGCGCGCGGTGCCGGACGGCAATCCGATCGTGGGGGTGGCGCTCGGCCTGGTCGTGCTCTCGTTTTTCGCGGCTGGGGGCCTGTTCGTCGTGGTGCGTCGCTGGCGTCGCGCCGCGGGGACCGGTGCGTCGGCGCCGCCGAGCGAGGCGGCGCGTGACGCCTACGACGAGCGGCTCGACGACGAGCTACGCGCGATGTCGTCCTGA